CATTTCTCACCTAGAAGTTCTGCAGTTGGAGTGTGTATGATTTTAAAACCCACATTTTTACTAAAAAAAGACATCAAGCACCTTGAAATGAGCAAACTAATAATTGCAGTAAGCtgacagactgaatgaaaaagCACAGTAACATAAAGTgacattaaactgtaaaactccAGTAGCTCTCTTtgttcttgagtaaatgtattctATTACTTTGCACCACTGGCTGCTCAACTTGAATCTCTGCTTTCACAGGACTTGTCAGCGGAGACGTCACTCCTCGAGAAGAAGAGGGTCCAGTGGGCAGACGGCTACGTTCTGGTCTACAGCATCTGCGACAGGGCCAGTTTCAACACCGTCAGCAGGCTCATTCAGTTCATCAAGTCCACCAAAGACTACCTGAGCACAGACAAGGCGCCCATAGTGATCGTGGGCAACAAGCGGGACCTGCACCACAGGCGGACGGTGCTGAGCGAGGAGGGCTGGATGCTGGCCCTCAAGACAGACTGCCACTTCTACGAGGTGTCGGCGGCCGAGAACTACCACAGCGTGCTGATGGTGTTTCACGGGCTGGTGGACAGGATGAAGGACGCTAAGCTGACGATGAAGAGGCCTCTGGGCCTCAGGGGCATCGTGAAGAGCATGTCCGCGGTGTTCGCAAGGAGACGGACAGACTCCTTTTAGCAGAACCacgacagaggaggagggagacttCTGTAAATCATCAGAGGAGGGGACACACATTACGCTTGTTTGACTGGACGGATGTCACGGTCTGTCAAATGTGTCACCAGAGGTAACAGGGAAGTCTCTTGAGGCCGAGACGCTGCGGAGACGGGAGCTGTGTTTCTCCAAGAAGCGTGAAAAGACCccgaagaaggaaaaacaatgtCACAGAGGTTACAGATGTTTTCTGGTGACAGCACTTCGAGCCATACGAGACTGATGAGACGATGTTTAATAAACCAGCCGTGGCGTCAGATCGAATGAAATTCTATGCACACATTAACTGTGCCTTTACTTATGGTGATGACCAAAGATAACATCCAAAAACTCACAATAGAAacttttctgctgctggaaaaagtGACTGAAACGTGTCCTGACCGATCAAGTCCATCGATTTCTGGAGAGTAAAACccacatatttgtatttattcaagtctaaacactgtaaaaatgaacaaattgagtgttttatatatatatatttgtacatatatatatatatatatatatatatatatatatatatatatatatattcacatttaattacTTGATTATGGTTCATGTactgttggtgttgtttgtcTAAACCATGTTTTATTGCTGACGAGGACTGAAATAAAGCATATAATGTTGCCCAAAGTTTTGCTTTCATTCCTGTTGATTCttcaaaagacaaacatttgatttctaGCAATGATGAGCTCATATTCCCTGTAAAGTGTGATAATAACAAGTCAGTTTCAGATCAgtagagggttagggttatctgGACTCTATTTACCTCAATAGTCGGAAGTCTGTGTTCCAGGACAACAAGTTGGTTTACCAGTTCCAACCCAGTAAGAGATTGTTAGCTGCTGTTTATGACACCAGTTCATTAACCATGCATTACATGGTATTTTGAAACAGAACCGTTTGTGTTAATTGGACACAAATACAACGCAAGTGCTATTAAACAGTCAGTGACGGAAAGCAGCTTGGGCACTAAAGTAGAATTATGagatacttttactttacttgagtattttcattttctgccactaCATTTCATTGgagatttgaaaaaagaaagaaagaaaaaagaatacaaatgcTGAATAACGGATACAACAATCGTCCAGACAGTACACctaattaatattttaactttatatttttacttgTACACAATTTGGTCTTGCAGGTGCTTTTTTACAGCACTGTAAACTGTGTATTTCACAGCTGTTGATTTCCAAAGAAGCCAGCTAGGATTTTTGAGGTCGGAGTTGCTGAAATGCCTACAAATTTTCCGGTCACAAGTGGAACGTGAAATCAGATCTCGTGATCGAACGCTGCGATCCATTCCCCTCGGAACAAAGCGAACTCCGACATGCAAGTGTGATGGAACGCTCACCCAGGTTGGAAGTCGGAAAGTTGGGCAAGATGCAGAAaggctgacacaaacacacatgacatCAGAGCAATATGTCAGTGCACTCTGTGAACTTTTatcttttcatcactttttgtGTTATGTGAAACAGGCTGTAACATCTTTGTAGTTGCCATTGTTTCCTAAGTGCCCTTATCTATTAATGACCTGCTGTTGTTGGTTCATACATTTGCCTTACAAACATCCATTTGCTGTGGGCGTCCATGTTCCCTCAAGCAAATGCActttggattggattggattgtAAATATAGACTTCCTTCTAGCATAATACCACGGGACCAGGTACTGACTCATATATTTGGAAAATCTGGCCAACAGAAGCAATCCTCATTTGTGCGAGTATGTGGAAATGATTCCGCTCAGACTTTTAAATCAGCCAGAAAACCTTCAGTGGTTCTGCCTCCTCTCATCCGGAGAGCAGTGATGCTTCTGTCCTGATGCTGaactcacatttaaaaaaaaaaatgcttttatcacaataaaaatgcttttttcatAGCAATTACACGTGTCTGCAAGACCTGCAGGTGCGGATAGTTGTTAACTgaggtattttttttgtaataggaatgaaataaaaaaaaattgtgtataacattttaaaaaagttaaaaaccAAAAATTTGATTAGGATTGTCCACACTGATGATATTGTCTGTAAAACATAGAAATACCAGATGAAACCCTCTCACTTCTCCTCCAGTCTTCCTTGGATCTTAAATTATGCTAAGACCTTGTCCTCTTTTTGCAGGTCTGTGAATTCCTCTCTGAAACTAGGAGACCGTTCCCCCTGAAATATTTCCTCTAATTTGTCGCCGGCCTGCCCCAGTAAACTTGCTCTGACCCCCCCCGGTGTTTGGCGGCAGAgacatttattcatctattcCTCCACTTCGAGCCCCGTCCTTTGGGAAGATGTTCATCTTTGCGGTTGTTAATGTAATAGCATGGGAGGGCAAATGGCAGGTAAGCTGGTGCCAGGTCCCCCTCTCTTCTGTTCTTTCAGATGAGGAATCTGACGGGAACAAGGTGGAGGTTAACAAAGTACGACTGGGACAAAGACAGTTCGGCCCCTGCGGGTTCCTGTCACAGTCTCTGACCTCTCCCGGTCGCTTCACAACGGGATccaagataaaaagaaaaaaaagaaaaaaaaacctgacaaagaTGTTTCACCTGCGAGAGCTGCCTCCAGCTTCACTGGAGCTGAAATGATGTGTCTCGGTGTGCTGCCAAAACGAAACTGACACTTACAGCCAAGATCACTTCAATAAACCATGAACGTGGGACATTTGGAAAACCACATCTTTCAGAATTTAGCTTATAATAATTAGCTTTTCGTGCCACTCAGTGTGCGAAGATGCATTTGGTACAGTTatcatgtaattaaaataaagcATTGGCATCTTAATTAGCATCTTAACCCttgaatttaaacacatttatctgacaCTTCTGTGCCATAAAAGATACTTTCATGACACGTTAAGATGCACTCTAATGTTGCCTGAAATGCTTCTGAGCAAGAGTAATCAGGCAATTTGCCATTTTGCTTTGGTaaaaagccacaaaaagctCAGCAGTGAAGCTCTTCacatcattaaacacatttactctATGATAAGGTGCTGAGAAAATGCATCGTTAGCACAATATTCTTGGCAAGTGCTGCTCATCCTCTGTATTACAGCACAGGTTGCTTGTGTTATTTAACGGCACAGCACACGTGACACTCGAAGCCCCATAAAAGTCTGAACGTTAATTTCACGTATGAACCCATCCAGTGAAATATCAGTGTGCTCTACACTCTGCACTTCAAAGCCTCTCACATCATATCTCACATATCTGTTACATCCACCCAGGGgccacttcttcttctacacCTTGCAGAGGTTATGCCTGACTCACTTCAATATATATGTCCATATCGAAATCAACCTTCCGGCACACACTACGATACAAGTGACACTATTttatcaacaaacaacaaagagagaaTTACATGTTGGCATCATCAGACTCTCTTACATTCACCAGCATGAGTCAGCTTAAGAAATGCATCTGAATACAAAGTCTGGCCGACCCAGTCAAAGTACTACAGAGGACAGCTGTACATACAGAATGTATACAGATATGAAAAATTATACAAAGTACATACTTTTCCTCCTTAAGATGCACATCAAAGCAGTGGGAAACATTTAATTAGAAGAGGGTAATACAGTTCACTACAGTTCAAAAGTCATAATTTATAGAATGCCAGTAAATATTATAAATCTCccaaaaaatgaatgaagtttGGTGTATTTTCACTAGATTCTAATACCAGGCAGAGGCAGCTgcttcatcagagaattcagaAATCGTTGCATGCTGTTTATTCTCCATGTAAGGAAAAATGTGAAGATATTTCACTGTTGACCTTCATGTCTCTAAAGCCACAGATACACTAAACATCAGCTGGCACATTTATCCTCAGATATCAAAGATATTGTACTACATAAATATCCTCTGAATAAAATATACGCCAAACTGGTGACAGGCATTAAAGTAACTACATAGAAATGGCCAGTCTTCTCTCTGATGGTCCTGTTGACTTGTCATAAAGGGGGCGTCAGTGATGAACTGAAattgtttcataaccagttagAAGTGTGTTGTAACGTCTCCTTCACCCGTTGAAAAAAATAGATGCTGTGGTCAGCAACAGTAGTCCACCCTCTGTGAAAAACAAGCCCAAGCCTCGGGCCGAGAAACCAGCCATCACGTCATCGCACTGCTGTCTAACCAGAGTTTTAGCCTGCCATCATCGagtccaaacacaaacaacaagaagCTGTTTTCACTTCCTCCACCTTCCCCAGAAGGATTTGCCTGCGACACCATTTTAGTAAATTGAATCCCAGAAGAGAAGATGTCGCTCATCTGTCAGCGTGAGTTTCACCTTCTTGTTCAGTCAAACAGTAACTAAACCAGTGGACCCCGactgaatatgaaaatgaagtCAAAGTCTCTGAGCAGGAAGACTGAGGTGAGTGAACAACTACAGCACCAGAAACAGCACAAAGAGCActcattaaagggtaactctgcCAATTTTATACGTCATATAAGGTGTGTCTACAGGTCTTACAGGGATTACTACTCcatgtgtagaaaaaaaagttgcattgttggcatctgtaaacacacttaaatgtgtaacaTTGGTGGAGTTGAGACCTTAAAACAAATCCAGATCAAAACAAT
This sequence is a window from Acanthopagrus latus isolate v.2019 chromosome 8, fAcaLat1.1, whole genome shotgun sequence. Protein-coding genes within it:
- the si:dkeyp-59c12.1 gene encoding si:dkeyp-59c12.1, with protein sequence MDANIVVMGTESVGKSALTVRLLTRRFIGEYGDIESIYSHSFMVDGRELTLNIWDSPYTEDLSAETSLLEKKRVQWADGYVLVYSICDRASFNTVSRLIQFIKSTKDYLSTDKAPIVIVGNKRDLHHRRTVLSEEGWMLALKTDCHFYEVSAAENYHSVLMVFHGLVDRMKDAKLTMKRPLGLRGIVKSMSAVFARRRTDSF